A genomic stretch from Setaria italica strain Yugu1 chromosome VII, Setaria_italica_v2.0, whole genome shotgun sequence includes:
- the LOC101784657 gene encoding uncharacterized protein LOC101784657 has translation MAYCHAIRQLEDKFDSLELNHVARRFNEAAYELAKASFGRGPVPAGVFVNNLHKPWVYYEEPGEAGTKTLVPDPEADPSDPEVMEIDTESTKGPDPLPDWRAPYLDYLICESLPTDKTEAQRIARRAKSVVIIDQELYKRSHTGILQRCIPSDQGRSLLHDIHAGACGHHAAPRTLIGNAFRQGFYWPTAVADATRVGLKPQIFNRLNKFGRRWVVELPAVLWSLRTTPCRATSFTPF, from the exons atgGCGTACTGCCATGCCATCCGCCAGCTTGAGGACAAATTCGACAGTCtcgagctcaaccacgtcgcaagacgcttcaacgaggcagccTACGAACTGGCAAAGGCATCATTCGGCCGGGGGCCAGTCCCCGCCGGTGTGTTTGTCAATAACTTGCATAAGCCCTGGGTCTACTATGAAGAACCAGGAGAGGCTGGCACCAAGACACTTGTCCCGGACCCAGAGGCTGACCCCTCCGACCCTGAGGTTATGGAGATCGACACAGAATCGACAAAAGGGCCCGACCCTCTGCCTGACTGGAGAGCTCCGTACCTTGACTACCTCATCTGTGAGTCACTCCCAACGGACAAGACGGAAGCACAGAGGATTGCCCGTCGCGCCAAGTCCGTCGTCATCATTGAccaagagctctacaagcgAAGCCATACTGGGATCCTACAACGCTGCATCCCCTCCGATCAAGGAAGGTCGCTGCTCCAtgacatccacgccggggcctgcggtcaccatgccgcaccaagaaccctcATCGGGAACGCTTTCCgacaaggcttctactggccgacggcagtcgccgacgccacccgcgTG ggtctcaagccacagATCTTCAACCGCCTCAACAAGTTTGGCAGGCGATGGGTTGTGGAACTCCCCGCGGTCCTATGGAGCCTAAGGACGACCCCCTGCAGGGCAACTAGCTTCACCCCATTCTAA